The Brassica napus cultivar Da-Ae chromosome C1, Da-Ae, whole genome shotgun sequence DNA segment TCACGACAAGGTTGAGATCACTCTCCGACCATCtccacctccacctccacctCAAGCTGCTGTCTCCGCTGCCGCCACTTCCTAAGTTCCCCATTTCCGTTTTGTTTCGTTTTATCTTCCAAAAAAATGTGTAATGAAATGACGAACTCGAAGATCAATGATTGCTTTTGCTTCCCTCTCTTTGACTCacaattattaatattacttaagaAATGAgaactgaaaaatacaaaaggAAATGGGAAACCACTGCTGCTTCCATCTTCCTCGTTGTTAACATTCCCCGATCCTTGCCCAGCGGAAAAACGACGTCGTCTACAGCATCCTAGAGTGATGTACCAGCTTAGAACCGAAGCGCTTGATGGCGACATTCTGAATCGCAGGAGGAAGAGGATAAAAAGGAGCAGAAGCGGGGTCAGAGACACGCTGAGGGTAAAATAGTCTTTTGGTGGGAGTGAGTCTGGATGGCGTGGCGGGGGATCTTTATGTGCTTATCCAATGACACTGCGACATGTGGAGTGATGCTGTTATTAGCAAACCAAAACGCAccgttttgtttgtatttttatttagagAGTATAAATAGTTATCCCAAAAAGGAACGAAAAGAGAAACGTGATCGGAAGGTGAAAGAATCACACTTTCCAGtgatctcctcctcctccagaaCCAAACACACATCGCATCTACGGTGGATTATCGTCGGAGTATCTCCCGGGGAAATCGGTTTCAGATGGAGAGAGCCGATGTACACGAAGAAACCGGCGAGCCTTCTGGAGGAGCCGCCATAAGATCGAGGCTCAGTAACAGAGCGGATCCTTTCCTCGTTGTATGCAGGTGTTTCAGCTTCGTTACCTCTCTTATCGCCATTCTCTGCGTCGTCGTTAATGTCCTCGCTGCTATTCGATCCTTCCGAGATAGCCACGATGTAAATCGTaacctccctctctctctctctctttctttttctcactcttactttttttttttaaatcatttttagcTGTTCGATGGAATATTCCGGTGTTATGCTGTGGTGATTGCTTGTTTTGTGGTTCTCGCTGAGACTGAATGGGGTTTCATCCTCAAATTTTCCAAGGTTAGTTTCTCTATAGTATATGCTTCCTTTCGTCAATACTTACTTAATCTATACACAGGTTCTTGAGTACTGGGCTGGGAGAGGAATGCTTCAGATTTTGTAAGTTACCATAATCTTTTCTCTTGGAgtggtttattttataattcttttttatttggagTGTTTGCTTCAGCCAATTCAAGAACACAGTGTGTCATCATACCTGAATCAGCGTTTCTTGATTTGAAACTTACAGTTCCAAGATGATGCTGAGAGAATTTGGGATAAAATTTCTTGgttgttttaagatttttttttttaaatgttttatgttCGTTTGATTTGGTTATTTCAGTGTTGCTGTGATGACAAGAGCTTTCCCTGACTATCTGGCTCAGAAGAAGGATCTCCTGCTTCTGCAGAATATCGCTAGCTACATGCTCCTTGCTTGCGGTCTTATCTATGTCATCTCAGTACGTTTTTCACATTCTTACTCTCTCCTTTTGCCTTACTCTTGTAACTTTTTCATCTTTGTTTGGGTTGCATCTTCGAATTTGTGCATCTTATTGTCTGTTGTAGTCAATTTCGTTTGTGTTCTTAGCCGTCAGTTAATGCTTTTTATCGTTGTCTGAACTTCAGGGAGTTCTATGCATCGGCTTTCTGAAGCGTGCTCGACAGCAGAAGGAAATTTCAAGAGAACAAGCTGTCAAGGATCTTGAGGCAAATATTGATAGTTTAAATTTGCATCGAGGCTCATTTGCATCATCATGGCATTATATTCATCAGATAGCGCTTCTAAATCATTGAATCTTGTTTGTTGCAGGAGATAGACCGACGCAGGGAAGAGTTGGAACAATTGCTCCTAATGCATCGCGGTAGAGACGACGTGTGAATTAACAACTACAGCTTCATTTGAATGGACGACatctgtttctttctttcttttttgtagTAAAGGATTGTGTGAGCTCTCTGTTTTTGCATCCTCTCACTTTGATAAAACCTGCTTCTTTTTTTCCTTGTCTATAGAGAAACGAACCTTTAATGCTTAACGTATTAGAGACGAGAGCAGTATTGAATATAAATGTTGACACATCGATGTAGATTACTTGCTTTATACATGAAAGAGTTAAAATAACTATTGCCAACGTAACAACTCTAAAACTCAAAAGCATCGCATGAGATTGGCGATATTCATCTTCTGTAAATAGTCTTTGGCTTCTTGGCCATCACATTACATCTTGAACTAGAGAAGTTTTCTTTGTTGTGAAGCTCGTCGCTTGCGGCAGAGCTTCCCTCATCATCCGACAGCACAAGAAGAATGTTGTTACAGCAAGAACGAGCAGCTAAACCTCTGCTCCTACTCTTGTGGACTCCCTTTTCGATCCATGCTGAAGCAGATTTGATTTCTCTgcttttatgaatatttttggatGCTCCAGTAAACAGAAACAATTcattatcatcttcttcttctttcatctCAGCTTCACATGAATCTTGGGAATCAGGAACGTATTCTACTACAGCGTCTTCATCATCAGTGTCCTCGATATAAAGCATGCATTCTTCTTTTCGCAATGTTTCCATCTCTTGACAAATAGATTCCTCTGTATCCATTGGCAAATGGATTTCTTCTTTCTCACCACTTTCTTGAACTTCCTGGTTTATGAGAAAGTAAACAATCGCTATCAAAAGATATGATAATCACCATTATAAACTAAATTGAAGAGATAGTAAAAGCAATTACCACAATAGGCGACATAAAGGACTTTCGGCGCTTGGAAGCCTCAGGGAGGTCATAACCTCTCGTGTAAAAAACTTCTTTGCTGAGAATCTGATCTGCCGAGCAAGTCTCTGTTTGAGGAATGTATGTGACGATTGCTGAGGAACCATCAAATGGCTTTCTCCATTTACAGATCTCAGTCACATTCTTGCTTTCGTTTTCTTCATCATTCTCGTTGGAAACTCGGCAATGAGGTGGTTTGCTTTTGGAATCAGCTGGAAGAATACTTGGATCATGACCTTTGTGGAGATTGTAAAGCAACTCTAAGATGTAACCACGCTTAAGTGAAGCTTCCTTGGCAGGAAACCATTTCCTAGTTAGCTGAAAAGGAGCAGAAGATTAATTAAAGCATCCCCTTCAAATCACTGTTTCTTGCTGATTTTATTTCATATCATAAAATATGGTACAAGAAATTCAGAAAGTCAGATGCAACTTCATCATatccaaggagatgaagaaaaaGACAACTTACAAAATTTCCCGATCTTGTGATAAGAGAAGGATTGAATTTAGCAGGAGCTTGAGCCACAAAAAGTTCCAAATAGTGGAGCAAAAAGAGGCCACAGTCAAACGAATTCTCTTGTTGCGGGAGCTGAATTAGTTAAATGAAGCAACAGCATCAGAAAAACCACTGAAGAAATTTCCACAGTCCACAACGAAAATATCGAATGACATTACAATAGTAACGTTTTTCTCGACGAAAGCCCACCAAAACTGCATTAATATATTAGGCACTAACAGGTCTACAGAATAAAGATTCACCTATAAAGTTTTTCAACATGTTAATCTATAGTACGCATCAAGCAGGGGTACTATGTAAAAAATGATAATCTAGAACCAGAGCTTTAAGCAATCATGAAAGTTATATTAGTTTTGAGCCTTCTATCTATGCTCAAGATAATATCATTCTCGTTAGAAGTAATACCTCAAGTGAAAGGAGCTGCATATTTGATGCCCTTGATAAATCAATTGTTGTGTTTCCTTGCCTCGCTTTCCACTCTTCATGTAGGTAACTATGATCACATGATTGACATTTAAGTAGGTCACTCATGCTGTACAACAAATATTCATGATACAATGATGCTTTTGACTTGAGAAGTCTTCGAGTAAAATGGATGAAAAATAAACGAAGAATTCTAAAGTAAATAAACCAATAATGAACTGCAAACACAGAACGAGTGACTTCCTATGCATAAGGTTTACTCAATACTCTCTGGAGACTAATTTCAAAAGTATTGTGGCATAGTATGCCAGTGAATTTAATGAAACGTTGTGGAGTATACCTCGGAAAAATGTTTACGAGACCACCCTTGTGGCTTCCTTTAATTGAGTCCAGATGCAAGATGCAGGGAACCCTTGATGGGTTTTCGACTTCATCATCAGCagagtgataatttatttttcggCTATTATAAAACGAGTATAAGAACATAACAAAGGGAGTTAACCTTACCAGTAGAAGAAACCAATTCACCTGGATGACAGATGATAATCAGACTCCAGTGAAAACTGCAACCATAGGCAAGATAAATCATCATATCAGCGGCAAGAACTAATTAGCCATGCGTGTGGATTATGTTTTCACCTGAAATTTATaggaataaatatataatctttttcgAAGAGTTCCACATTCTTAGTCCACTTCTGCACACGTTGGTATGCTTCTCTTCCTCCAAACGAGCTAGGTGAACCTTTGTCTAAGTTAGCCAGCTTACGGAAAAAGAAACAATTGAAGAAGTGGAATCTGCCCCGTTCCTCTGGTCGAATTCGACTCTTAAGGTACCTGCAAGTATTGAACCAAACTTTACAAGCTGCATCCAACTAGCTTATGCATTGAAAAGGTAAATATAAATGAAAGCAAATATAATACGACAagtttttttcaattataatcTAAACACCTAAGATCTACTCATGCTACTGTTTCTGCCTATTTTAAGCAAATGAGAATTGACCTTGCTGTTGACATGAAAAAATAATGCACCTAGTATTGCCATTTTTGGCTTGTAGTCCTTCTACGCTCTACGAGTACAGATTTTATTTCGTTATAATGTTAAAAGTTAAGACAATATGGAAAGATAGTAACTTACTTGATATAAAAATCAATGATTGTATCGTTAATGAAACGTCTTGGCTTCAGAAGCTCAATGTCTTGCTTCCGAACTACTACAGCATCTGGTTCTCCTTGAGGGTAAACGAGATCTTCAAATGAACCAGCGAGACTGAAGATCAAAATATAAACAATCAAAAGGTAAGATAAAACTAAACGGGGGTGtcaatatctaaaataatttaagGCACCAAGCGTTACGATATCATccatatatatgttgcttataTATTTCAGATAACTAGAAGGGGTATcgaaaaaaacattcatcatatagcATGCCTTCAAAAACTAATAGAACAATCTTCCATAATTCTATACACATCTAAGTCTCAGGTCACCAATACCAACATAAGtcataaaataacatataagtaATTAGAGGAGTACATGATCAAATTAACAGAttacatttaccaaaattcaaatttataaaccaCGAGTATATTATAGACTAGTTCATACTTACTTGTTGAGTGAAGTTTCCAAATTGTGTCCACTACAAGCTTTTTCTTCGCTTTCTCTGTCAACATTAACAACAAATTAAATCCTTTTTACTATTGTCAAAAGCTCTTTTCATGAAAAGATTCGTACATTTGAAAATTTCCAAGAATCTTTCTAGTTCACAAGGAAACAACTTAACGGAAGAGATTTTTTTATACGACATCACATAAATGTGTTGTTCACTGTGTTCATTTCAAGATGTGGAAATTAGAAAGAGAAAAATTCATACTTCAGGACTTGAGCAACGACCTATTGAGTCAGATGCCACCAACATTTATACTGTACAAATTGCAATGAATATGCTAACATAATGGTGCGATAATGATGACTTACGTTATGGTATCAAACCAAATATCCTTGTATCTTGAGTCCAGCAATTTGATGGTTTCTACTTCTTTAGACCATTTAGCGTCATAAACGGAAAACTTTAGGAGATCAATGCCTGTCAAGCATGGGTGCAGGTGTTAGTTAGACTGGAGCTAACGTTGTAAATATCAAAATCTACCAAATGGAGAGATATGATGTGTAGGCGCTCTTATAAAGCTAGCAATTTCCAACGTTAAGAAACCCCCTCGCACTGAAACAACACTAACATATGAAAATATGAACTTATAGTAAACCTGTAATCTCTTTCGCATTGTCAACTCCGTCCCTGGACTTCAGAAGGACGTTTACCAGGGCAGTCTCAACCTGAAAATTTACAACTCGAGTATCATAAGAAAACCCATCAACCCATAAATGATGATCTAGCAGAAATCACCTCTGAACACCACTGAGACTCAATTCTGACGATATCTTCTATTGTCCACTGACAACTAAATGTCCCTTTAGTTGCATTTACTGATGAACTTTCAACACTCACACAGTTGCGTGAAAATGTTAACTTCGAGTTAGTGCAATATATATCTCCATATATAATAACATCAGGGATAATGAGAACTTGTGAATTCTCGGAGTCCTGTAAATGCAGACATAAAAGTATGAGATATTTTCTGAATATGAACACACATCCATAACTCTCGAGACAGACAGCAAATCAAAATGTTTTCAGAAGAAGAAAAGCCTacgtttttcaattttatatgatCCTTCACTATCTCTAATAAAAGTGCATACTCGAAAAGACTTACAACTTCACGTGAAACAGAAGTAACACTTGTGGCTTCTTCTCCATTTGAGGCTGAGATAATTCAGAAAGCTTCTTTAGAGCAAGCAACTTTGAGGGAAGAAACAACAAAGAAAACTGAAACTATATTAACCATCATCATTTTCCGACAGAGATGAAGACGATGATGAATTGATTCCAATCCTTCCACGGGAGTCATCGGAGGCTACATCAATCAGGTCACACTGCAATATattctaaaacaaaaatcataaaatttctGAACATTCTTATTCCTTATGGTAACTCCTTCATGAATGGATTAAAAGGCTCACAGTTTCATATCCGCTGGGTTCACACCTTGACCGTTCTTCTTTTTCTGGGACTGCATAAACCACACTTAGTTTAGCCAAGTGAGATGACAAACTCATACAAATTCAAGAAAACTGAAAAATTTGGAACTCGCAGCTACGAATAAACTCTTACTGTTATCTTCAACATCAATAACTATGTGGTCCAGTGCTTTGCTCTCGCTTTGTGTTTCCTGCGCGACTGAAATTAAAAAGACGGTACACAAGAATAAGATCTTCATTCACTTGTGTTACCATGTAAAACTTGATGATCTAAGCATCATGATCACTAGAGTATAGTTTAGATACATCACAGAGAAGCGAACAACTCTTGAATCAACGATTCGTTTCGTTTCCCAGACGctaacaaaaagtaaaattcaAGTAAATTAAGAAACCACTGTGATCTTCCGATATTTATAGAGCCTAACAGATTCTCCCAGGATAACCTAAAGCAAAATCGAGTCCACAATTTCGTTAAGAGACCACTTACAGAGTCGAAGGAAGTCGTACTTATCGATGGCGCGGGGGGTTTTAGTAGTTCCAGGGGAATCGAACTTTCGGAGGAGTTTCTTCGACATCTCTTCGACGTGTTCGTCCTCGTCGGTGTAATCGAATACTCCGATATTCTCGCGCTTACCGCGGGAGTGAACAGACGGCTGAGTCATCGCGCTGCGCTCGAGTTACAACGGAAGGAGACGAGAAGGGTCGAGACGTGTATTTGAATTTGCGTTTCGAGTACCAGCAACAGCAATTGATTAAGAACATCGTACCGGCATTGAGAAACCGGTCTGACCCGTTAAACCCCGATTTTTTGTggaatcacttttttttttctgtcgaCATTGCATTTTGGTTAAAGCCCAAATGTAATATGGATATACAAGATTATTCCAACAATAGCGTAATGGCCCAAACTATTTTCACTATATACAATACAATGTAAACCTAACAAGATGTGCAACACAGCATTTTTTTCACTGTAGGTGTAACTACAACTTGCAACTTGCAAGTCTgaagaaaaattaatttgaatGTTGATGACAAAttctatgtttttttatcaacaaaattCTATTTTGAACAAGAAGAAATCAACAAAAAATCAATTATAATTTGTTAAATTCTAAATAGTCTTATGATAACTTTGGATTACTCAAATACtgtttgtcaatattttttttgtacaaaactagttttttgtgaaaaaattatggtttTAACTTTTTGCCGGAAATCCaaacaagaaaattaaaattttccaacGAAGAATGAATCTTAATAGCAGAATGCATACTAAGTACTCTTTTACCATTAGACCAATTTGGTTGGTATAATATTGTTTGcaatttaataacttttttttttttttataatccagTGGTTCTCCGCTTCGCGGGTCATTCCCCTGGGCCCGGTCaggcagcggtccacttcaTCCGGGAGGGCTTTACCTGGGCTGGATCGAACCCAGTACCGCTTTGGTGTCCAGAAAAGGCAGGGTAGTTTCCGCATGGGGAGGGAATCGAACCcggatggtggttgccaccacagGCCCGTCCTGCCACTTGGACTACCTCGTCCGGACTGCAATTTAATAACTTCAATCCACATTATATGTATGTACAAGCAATTTACCAAAATGTTTGCTCAATCAGAAAATCAGAACTGGAATAATGTTAAACGGTATATATGAATCATATACAGGAATATGTGTATATTACCCCATGTATACAATGTTATTGGAGTATAGACCACAGCCATGTGAAAAATATACAGCACATGAACTGTATAATTAACCAGAAAAAGTCAACTAATgttaataaaatgttaaataaattaGAATAATCTTTAAATAGTTGATTTTattcaaatattcaaatattttttatgttaaaaatgttGTTTGTTGCATCGACCAGTATccttaacaaaatataaatgccACAAAcgtgattaaaaaataattctttGTGTAGTCAGATTATAAAAGTCAGAGCATGCAAATTAAAATAACTTGGGGCATTATGCAATTGCATGTTCAatctcaatatattttttttatcaaattttgtattttatattagttACTGCTTTCAAATATCTTTTGGTTAAAAGATTAAACTTTAccgaaatataaataattatttttttatcaaagaaatCTAACTAATTAACCAGCCAAATACACTAAAAGCTCTATGAATTGAATTAATAATGATTAAACtctgatattttattaatttataaaattattaatttaaatgaatatttttgaattaatattttttgaatatatatatatatatatatatatatatatatatatatatatatatttatgctgGTTGAGCTCCGGAGATCCTCTTTTCTctggtaaaaataataattgtttttacgGTGTTGTATTTCATTATATTTAGTAGATTCATCttatagtttcttttatattatttttagtatcaatatatgtaatatataatcTAGATGAGTTTTTAGATGtaatttgataaaataacatcaaaatgttaagaaaaaaatacaaagaaatcGCACTGtgaataaatataaacaaaataatgatgtgtttatgtgtatataaatttcatatgataattattagtttatgattttaatggtaTCATATATTTGTCAATGATTTTTCAAAACTTTATTATCTTATtgaattgtattatattttgaaatggtccaatttgaaacaaaaaagaatTTATTAATTTGTTGCAGTTGTTAATTTAtcaagtattaatttataagtttCTATTGTATAACTCATCAAATGACTTTtctggttaatttttttttaacgtcctTTTCTGGTTAATTATACAGAAATAATATCCAAAGTGTATAATgttacttttttcaaaaaaaaaaagtatataatgtTACTAGAGTATAGA contains these protein-coding regions:
- the LOC106368719 gene encoding uncharacterized protein LOC106368719, which produces MERADVHEETGEPSGGAAIRSRLSNRADPFLVVCRCFSFVTSLIAILCVVVNVLAAIRSFRDSHDLFDGIFRCYAVVIACFVVLAETEWGFILKFSKVLEYWAGRGMLQIFVAVMTRAFPDYLAQKKDLLLLQNIASYMLLACGLIYVISGVLCIGFLKRARQQKEISREQAVKDLEEIDRRREELEQLLLMHRGRDDV
- the LOC106368717 gene encoding probable ubiquitin-like-specific protease 2A isoform X1, producing the protein MTQPSVHSRGKRENIGVFDYTDEDEHVEEMSKKLLRKFDSPGTTKTPRAIDKYDFLRLFAQETQSESKALDHIVIDVEDNIPEKEERSRCEPSGYETNILQCDLIDVASDDSRGRIGINSSSSSSLSENDDASNGEEATSVTSVSREVDSENSQVLIIPDVIIYGDIYCTNSKLTFSRNCVSVESSSVNATKGTFSCQWTIEDIVRIESQWCSEVETALVNVLLKSRDGVDNAKEITGIDLLKFSVYDAKWSKEVETIKLLDSRYKDIWFDTITESEEKACSGHNLETSLNNLAGSFEDLVYPQGEPDAVVVRKQDIELLKPRRFINDTIIDFYIKYLKSRIRPEERGRFHFFNCFFFRKLANLDKGSPSSFGGREAYQRVQKWTKNVELFEKDYIFIPINFSFHWSLIIICHPGELVSSTVENPSRVPCILHLDSIKGSHKGGLVNIFPSYLHEEWKARQGNTTIDLSRASNMQLLSLELPQQENSFDCGLFLLHYLELFVAQAPAKFNPSLITRSGNFLTRKWFPAKEASLKRGYILELLYNLHKGHDPSILPADSKSKPPHCRVSNENDEENESKNVTEICKWRKPFDGSSAIVTYIPQTETCSADQILSKEVFYTRGYDLPEASKRRKSFMSPIVEVQESGEKEEIHLPMDTEESICQEMETLRKEECMLYIEDTDDEDAVVEYVPDSQDSCEAEMKEEEDDNELFLFTGASKNIHKSREIKSASAWIEKGVHKSRSRGLAARSCCNNILLVLSDDEGSSAASDELHNKENFSSSRCNVMAKKPKTIYRR
- the LOC106368717 gene encoding probable ubiquitin-like-specific protease 2A isoform X2 codes for the protein MTQPSVHSRGKRENIGVFDYTDEDEHVEEMSKKLLRKFDSPGTTKTPRAIDKYDFLRLFAQETQSESKALDHIVIDVEDNIPEKEERSRCEPSGYETCDLIDVASDDSRGRIGINSSSSSSLSENDDASNGEEATSVTSVSREVDSENSQVLIIPDVIIYGDIYCTNSKLTFSRNCVSVESSSVNATKGTFSCQWTIEDIVRIESQWCSEVETALVNVLLKSRDGVDNAKEITGIDLLKFSVYDAKWSKEVETIKLLDSRYKDIWFDTITESEEKACSGHNLETSLNNLAGSFEDLVYPQGEPDAVVVRKQDIELLKPRRFINDTIIDFYIKYLKSRIRPEERGRFHFFNCFFFRKLANLDKGSPSSFGGREAYQRVQKWTKNVELFEKDYIFIPINFSFHWSLIIICHPGELVSSTVENPSRVPCILHLDSIKGSHKGGLVNIFPSYLHEEWKARQGNTTIDLSRASNMQLLSLELPQQENSFDCGLFLLHYLELFVAQAPAKFNPSLITRSGNFLTRKWFPAKEASLKRGYILELLYNLHKGHDPSILPADSKSKPPHCRVSNENDEENESKNVTEICKWRKPFDGSSAIVTYIPQTETCSADQILSKEVFYTRGYDLPEASKRRKSFMSPIVEVQESGEKEEIHLPMDTEESICQEMETLRKEECMLYIEDTDDEDAVVEYVPDSQDSCEAEMKEEEDDNELFLFTGASKNIHKSREIKSASAWIEKGVHKSRSRGLAARSCCNNILLVLSDDEGSSAASDELHNKENFSSSRCNVMAKKPKTIYRR